ACCGATAGCTGTTTTGGCCATGGTGTCCTTTCTTGAATCTGTATTAGTTTCCACAATGGTCGAGGTTTGTGCCAGTGGCGTTGAGAGCGGAGGATGCTTAAGGCACTGAGTCAGCAGAGCACAATGAGGAGCGCGGAGGGATGTGAGGAATGGGAGCGGCTGACTTATGATCAAGTGCGCGCAACAGCAGATTGGCCACCGGCAGCGCTTCACTTCACTGACGTGTGGAAGGAGGAAGGAGGGGAAAAATCTGGCATGCATATAATCTTCCAATCTTAGCGTCGTGTGTGGTTACACATACAggcatacagtgggtatagaaagtAATCAgccccttttaaaataatcacattatgtTTCGTTGCAATGAAGACGGATAGTTTTTGTTTAATCCAggtgtatttactcagtgcaacttataacagcCAAGTGAGATATATAACACCatgtcagaattattattattattattatttgttaaacagAATCagtgagttggaaaaaggatcacccccttgtgtcagtattttgttgaaccacctttaaTTACAGAGCTTaatctgttgggatttgtctctactaactttgtaCATCTAGactcactcttctttgcagaactgctcaagttagATTTGATGGTGAGCATTtatggactgcagtcttcaagtcattccacagattttcaatgagggttaagtctgggctctgattgggtcatgcaaggacattcacctgtttctccttcaaccactgtgtgctcagttttgctgtgtgctttgggtcattgtcatgtttgaaggaaaccttCTTCCCACTGACAACTTTCTGGTAGAGGGCAGCAGATTTCCCTCAAGAATTTGAGGGTATTTTGCACCATCTGTTTtttcttctatcctgacaagtgctgcagtccctgctgcagagaaacagccTCATAACaagatattaccacctccatccttTACTGTAGGAATGGTATTATTTGGATGGTACTGAATCTCCGTCACACATTGTTTGGTGTCAAGGCCAAAcaattcaattttagtcttatCTGCCTCAGGATCTTCAAGGTGATCTTCaagctcagtcatgactgcaggtggcctttcttgaggagtggctttttttcttgcaaccctcccatacagcCCACATTTgaggagaatttgtgatattgttgctcacatgcacacaatgaccactctttgtcataaattcctgcaactgcttcagagttgctatAGGTCTCTGACCAgttaaaatgatgtcatcatttactcttcaTTTACCCTCAAGTTCttctgctgaatacaaaagaagatattttgaagaatgttggtagccaaacagtttGCATTAGCCTCTGACTTCcacaatatggaaaaaaaattactatggaagtcaatggctaccatcagcttatatttttataagcCAGTTACTCACTGTATGGACAAGCCACTTCAGGACCAAATGTTGGTTTAAAAGAGATGTGTTTGAGTAATTTTTCATACAATAATTTGAGTAACAGGGTTGAATAGTTTAGATTGGTAAATGCAACCAATTTTGTTTAAACACTGAGATGGAGGAATGAGTTTATTTACTTGTCTTATATGCTGTGCAAAGGGTGCAAATGATTTATTTGAGTGTCAAACTTAAAGAATGTTTAAAGAATGTTGGAAGACATTTTTGTAATTGGGAAATCATTcagcaaaatgttaaaatacgAAATTGTATGAATTGATGATAATTGTTAGATACAATCATGAATATAAAAACCACCattctaataaaaaaagactaaaatttaTGCAGCAAAATGTGTCACATGAATACTAACATAAATGCTTTCAAGGCAACTCAGCTGTGTCTGAGTTTCGGCCTtaagtttcacccaaaaatgataaatatgCTTTCAATTTACTAAACCTCACACCATCCgaggtgtagatgagtttatttctttatctgaacatatttggagaaatttatcattacatcacttcctcaccaatggatcctctgcagtaaatgggtgccgtcagaatgaaagttcaaacagctgataaaatcatcacaataatccacaagtaatccacacgactccaatccatcacaaaatgtcttttaaagagCAAAtctttgtgtttgtaagaaacaaatccatccttaagacgttttaattttaaatggtagcatctggccaaaataccagttaATAATTCTTAACgtttcctccagtggaaaaagtccatgcactgttgtcctctcaaatcaaaatccacaggaaactgttttggactgtttttcccACTGCTTgcaaatggtgcttgatctgttcatatttctctcctgattcagacaagattaagttttcactggagaaagttaTTTTATAGATAGAGGactaaaggttaaaaaaaagtcatgatggatttgtttattacacttTCAACTTGTcgattattgtttttatcagctgtttgaactctcattctgatggcacccattcactgcagaggatccattggtgagtaagtgatgtaatgataaatttctccagatatgttcagatgaagaaacaaattcatctacatcttggatggtgtgaggttgagtaaattttaagcaaatttcctattttttgggtgaattattcctttgatATTCTTTATTACATCtgcttattttaatattctaatgtTCCTAATTGACCTTGATATTGACTTTTCATATACTAATGTTGACACATTGTTAACACGTTCcacacagtatttatttatttatttgcatttatttcatataagACTGAAATTGGACCACATACaactttcatttattaaattatttttcagaattttgtgTAACAAAATGTTCAGGTAcggaaataaaataatacattctaTGTTAAACatagcaaatttaaatttaaatttgtgaacatttaaatttaagacatttgtgaacattacagtaaaattttacaaacaatttgtTTGTAACATAACCATAGACCAACAAACAGaggtttattgtattttgaaaatgcacCTTGGACTCTTTTAAGGTAACTAGTGCTAAAACCGcttagttctctctctcttttttataaaATCTTTCCCTTTTACACAACTACTTCATCAGAAGTAGTTTTAATAAGTGCcttttaaaacaatcataaatatcTGTTAAGACAAATCAAATTGTCTAATAAATAATGTGCCtattatcaatttaaaacaaggaaattaAGGTATTACATTCAAGGCATGAGGTTGTTGCAGTATTAAACTGTAGAAAAATTCAAAGGTATTTCTGTTATCTTGGCCACTTTTGATAAACTTGTAAGAGCTGCTTCTTTGCCATATATTCAAATAACTGCACTATACTTTTCCCTACCTTCACCTGGGACTCTTCTAAAAGCTTTCTTAAAAGCTTTCAAACTAACTTTTCTTATAGGCATTCAGCTTCTTTTTGATGTAATGTCCAACCAAGACCTGAGGTCGCTGCTGGTAGTTATGCAGGATGTCATGAGAGCTGGTCATCTGGTCTCCTTTCAGTCTGTCCAGCAGTGTTACACACACAACCGCAGCTGAAGAAACAGGAAAGAATTCTTCAATATTATCACATAACATTAACCAATCTATAATAAACAACATCAGCAGGTTTAAGAGGTAAAATCAGTCTGCTAAAACAGATAAACTGCACTAAAAGATGCATAAAGGCTTTTTTGTATTAACCTAAACAACCGATGAAATATCACAAACTTGCGCAAGTATTGCTCATTGCTCAGTACATGGTGTATTAAAAAAGACATGCCTCGAAGATTGCTCAGTTTGCACATGGCTGCAAACACAGATGACTCCATCTCAATGTTACGAACCCCAGCGGCATAGGCTTCGGCAAGATAGCTCTGTTTATCTTCTTCACTGTACGAGCAGAAGGCCCCATCCAGCCGAGCTTGACCTGTACCAAGACAGAGCATTCAAATGCAACAAACCCAACCGTGCAAAAAAACTGACACTGCAATTATAACATtctataaaattgcaaaatatttataccTTCATAGAAGTCAAGGGTGCACATTGTGTTACCAATAACAGTCTCAAACTCTGCAAGGTCTTTGCCACACTGAAGAAGCTCCTCTGCAAGTTCGGCATCGAGTTCTGTGCTCCTGACCACTGGTTTTCCCAGGATGATCTGCTCAAAGCGAGGCTGGAACACAGAATCCACTGACTGTTTGGTAACCACCACAGTACCTGGCTTTAAACCTGACAAAATACGGAAAAAACAGCTCAGTCAGGAAACAATGAGTCaggaaatgacataaaaaaaaatcccatggtTTCACAACATCAGGGTGAGGTAGGAGTTGATTTTGAAAGCATGAAAACACCCTTTTGATTAAGCAGTTCAATTGTAAAAGCAGTGTACCTAT
The Cyprinus carpio isolate SPL01 chromosome A16, ASM1834038v1, whole genome shotgun sequence genome window above contains:
- the LOC109063196 gene encoding uridine phosphorylase 1-like, with the protein product MPLSEEKNGACDGSIYVNNPHLDSMKDDILYHFNLGTSTHDLPAMFGDVKFVCVGGSPWRMRSFTEYIAKELGLSEPNAEFPNICEGTDRYAMYKVGPVLSVSHGMGIPSISIMLHELIKLLYHAHCTDVTVMRIGTSGGIGLKPGTVVVTKQSVDSVFQPRFEQIILGKPVVRSTELDAELAEELLQCGKDLAEFETVIGNTMCTLDFYEGQARLDGAFCSYSEEDKQSYLAEAYAAGVRNIEMESSVFAAMCKLSNLRAAVVCVTLLDRLKGDQMTSSHDILHNYQQRPQVLVGHYIKKKLNAYKKS